In Monomorium pharaonis isolate MP-MQ-018 chromosome 3, ASM1337386v2, whole genome shotgun sequence, a genomic segment contains:
- the LOC105833221 gene encoding 1,5-anhydro-D-fructose reductase, with protein MVQNSSVSLPTGQKMPILGFGTWNASGEELEKALNVALETGYRHIDTATVYENECIIGNVLKKWFDSGKIKRADLFIVTKVPPGGNRPGDIEKWLKKSLSNLQLSYLDLYLVHTPFAYADVEGKLHPFNEEGEIIIDTNTDHLKIWSAMEKQVLEGRTKAIGLSNFNMGQIKRILNHAKIPVSNLQIELHVYFQQKELVKFCQDNNISVTAYAPLGSRGFVNKVGKGDAVPDLLQNLTVLEITEKYKKTPAQILLKHIIQKGIATIPKSTNLSRIKENFQLFDWELEDEDVDKLNALDKGKSARICDFSFFKGLSKHPEFPF; from the exons ATGGTTCAAAATTCAAGTGTGTCCCTGCCAACGGGACAAAAAATGCCAATTTTGGGATTCGGAACTTGGAAT GCAAGCGGAGAAGAGTTAGAAAAAGCTTTAAACGTAGCTTTGGAAACAGGATATAGGCATATTGACACAGCTACGGTATATGAAAATGAGTGTATTATtggaaatgttttaaaaaaatggtttgATTCTGGTAAAATAAAGCGAGCCGATCTATTTATCGTGACTAAG gTACCTCCTGGTGGAAACAGACCCGGAGACATAGAAAAATGGCTGAAGAAATCACTTTCTAATTTACAACTGAGCTATCTGGATCTATATTTAGTACATACACCATTTGCATACGCAGACGTTGAAGGAAAATTACATCCCTTTAATGAAGAAGGAGAAATCATAATAGATACAAATACGGATCATTTGAAAATTTGGTCTGCAATGGAGAAGCAAGTATTGGAAGGACGTACAAAAGCGATTGGATTATCCAACTTCAACATGggacaaattaaaagaattttgaatcATGCTAAAATACCCGTATCAAATTTGCAGATCGAATTGCATGTGTATTTTCAGCAGAAGGAATTg GTAAAGTTTTGTCAAGATAATAATATCAGCGTAACAGCATACGCTCCTTTGGGATCACGTGGATTTGTCAATAAAGTAGGAAAGGGAGACGCTGTACCAGATTTATTACAAAACCTTACCGTGCtggaaattacagaaaaatataaaaaaactccTGCTCAAATATTACttaaacatattattcaaaaaggTATTGCGACCATACCGAAAAGCACTAATCTAtccagaattaaagaaaacttTCAATTATTTGATTGGGAACTCGAAGATGAAGATGTCGACAAGTTAAATGCTCTCGACAAGGGTAAATCTGCACGCATATGTGATTTCAGTTTTTTCAAGGGTCTGTCGAAGCATCCGGAATTTCCTTTCTAA
- the LOC105833223 gene encoding protein ARV1: protein MYICINCGAECKELFRRYCPSVLKILKCEKCGLLADKYIEYDPVVVFVDLILIEKQAYRHLLYNSNFKSYWKIGITLWLAESFRAWSFCDEIESTASEVNLVHKNALQDHCNIYNFLAHTALAFIAFICTVIVTTELKWFIIGKKPYKYSVKDLSRALIIGGCGKLLGFLGIVWRHIASGPYYLLIQGYTVLCLLTAYSVVCKSGRGGSLIGLIAGFLLYGYICTSIPKLHLNIPNITLT, encoded by the exons atgtatatttgtataaattgtgGAGCTGAATGCAAAGAGCTTTTTCGGAGATATTGCCCCAGTgtccttaaaatattaaaatgt gAGAAATGTGGATTGTTAGCCGACAAATACATCGAATACGATCCAGTTGTAGTCTTTGTAGATTTGATTTTGATAGAAAAACAAGCTTATAGACATCTTCTGTACAAcagtaattttaaatcatattgGAAGATAGGTATAACATTATGGTTGGCCGAATCGTTCAGGGCTTGGTCCTTTTGCGACGAGATAGAATCAACTGCGTCAGAAGTGAACTTAGTTCATAAAAATGCATTACAAGACCAttgcaatatttacaattttctggCACACACAGCACTCGCTTTTATAGCATTTATTTGTACAGTTATTGTAACGACAGAGTTAAAATGGTTTATTATTGGCAAAAAACCATACAAATACAGCGTAAAAGATTTAAGTCGCGCTCTAATAATTGGAGGTTGTGGTAAATTATTGGGATTTCTGGGAATAGTGTGGCGGCATATAGCTTCAGGTCCATACTACCTTCTTATTCAAGGATACACCGTTTTATGTCTCTTAACTGCTTACTCag TCGTCTGCAAAAGTGGAAGGGGAGGATCTTTGATTGGATTAATTGCTGGATTTTTACTGTATGGTTATATATGTACTTCAATTCCTAAATTGCACCTAAATATTCCCAATATCACACTAACATGA
- the LOC105833219 gene encoding WD repeat-containing protein 37 encodes MPGEPPATAGSKSSSKAKRISIPRVQSSTDTELQSQQSGSTPLQPTAAALHYVTFRSELEDSPIPPALRCRLYELFQQIEKEFEMLYTENLGLQEKIDILNDRLERECYGSGERSLPPGDLTDFPETKNLSKQKSMGANSAQKIKTSHKLKAQTSKIVSSFKNPTMTCTMQKEYVGHRDGVWEVSVGRSGQSIIATASADHTARIWAIDNSRCLLQYIGHNGSVNSVRFHPNRELALSASGDCSAHVWQAAVDWDMPKRTSSLEELPVASSERSTANNLISNNDEQDDPPTLRTPIRELLGHTNVVIAADWLSGAEQLVTASWDRTANLYDTETGEIIHTLCGHDQELTHVSTHHTQKLCVTSSRDNTFRLWDFREPIHSVSVFQGHTETVTSAVFTREDKIVSGSDDRSVKVWELRNIRSPLATIRGDSAANRLSVSSTGIVAIPHDNRQIRLFDLSGQRLARLPRTSRQGHRRMVCSVAWLEDSNVCNLFSCGFDRLVLGWSVLPVKDA; translated from the exons ATGCCCGGCGAACCGCCAGCCACAGCTGGAAGTAAGTCCAGTAGCAAGGCTAAGAGGATCTCCATACCTCGCGTGCAGAGCAGCACCGACACAGAGCTACAGTCTCAGCAGAGCGGCTCGACCCCACTGCAACCTACCGCTGCCGCGTTGCACTATGTCACCTTCCGTTCAGAGCTAGAGGACAGCCCGATTCCACCGGCCCTGCGATGCCGCTTGTATGAGCTCTTTCAGCAAATTGAAAAGGAATTTGAAATGTTGTACACAGAAAATCTTGGGT TACAGGAGAAGATCGACATCCTAAATGACAGACTCGAGAGAGAGTGCTATGGCTCGGGCGAGCGCAGTCTACCTCCTGGAGATCTCACGGATTTTCCAGAAACGAAAAATCTGTCTAAGCAGAAAT cgaTGGGTGCAAATTCGGCGCAAAAGATTAAAACTTCTCATAAATTGAAAGCACAGACTAGTAAAATAGTATCAAGCTTTAAAAATCCGACTATGACTTGTACCATGCAAAAAGAGTATGTTGGTCACCGAGATGGTGTGTGGGAAGTTTCTGTGGGCAGATCAGGCCAATCCATCATAGCGACCGCCTCCGCCGATCATACGGCACGTATATGGGCAATAGACAATAGCCGATGTTTACTACAATATATCGGGCACAATGGATCTGTGAATTCGGTACGATTTCATCCAAATAGAGAATTGGCTTTGTCGGCAAGTGGCGACTGTTCCGCTCACGTATGGCAGGCGGCCGTCGATTGGGATATGCCGAAAAGAACGTCGTCGTTAGAGGAATTACCAGTGGCCAGTTCCGAGCGATCCACCGCTAATAATCTAATCAGTAATAATGACGAGCAAGACGATCCGCCAACTCTAAGGACACCGATACGCGAACTGTTGGGTCATACAAACGTCGTAATAGCTGCAGATTGGCTTTCCGGTGCCGAGCAGTTGGTCACAGCTTCTTGGGACAGAACGGCGAACTTGTACGATACGGAAACTGGAGAGATTATACACACACTGTGCGGACACGATCAAGAATTGACCCATGTATCGACGCATCatacacaaaaattatgtgtCACATCCAGTAGAGATAACACATTCCGGTTATGGGACTTTAGAGAACCTATACATTCGGTTTCAGTATTTCAAGGACATACAGA AACAGTAACGTCTGCAGTTTTTACGAGGGAGGATAAAATTGTATCTGGCTCAGATGACAGAAGTGTAAAAGTATGGGAGTTACGTAATATACGTAGTCCATTAGCGACAATACGTGGAGATAGTGCTGCTAATAGACTATCAGTTTCTAGTACCGGGATAGTGGCAATACCACATGACAATAGACAAATACGTTTATTTGATCTAAGTGGTCAACGTTTGGCGAGGTTACCTAGAACTAGTAGACAG GGCCATCGTAGAATGGTGTGCTCCGTTGCTTGGTTGGAAGATAGCAAtgtgtgtaatttattttcttgtgGTTTCGATAGACTAGTATTAGGTTGGAGTGTTCTTCCCGTTAAAGATGCTTGA
- the LOC105831881 gene encoding DNA replication licensing factor Mcm5 has translation MKYRPKSVRMCIGFKSISKVSRRKRGFQRRTTGSCEMEGFDDPGVFFSDNFAVDEVHENRVNLQHSKKKFKEFIRQFHEGNFNYKYRDTLKRNYNLGQYWLEINLEDLAAFDESLAEKIQKLPTEYLTVLEEAAKDVADELTAPRPEGEEKMEDIQVLLCSDAHPTSLRGMKPDIVSKLIKIPGIIVSASGIRSKATKIAIQCRSCKVTQVNIPIKPGLEGYTLPRKCSTEQAGRPKCPLDPFFIMPDKCHCVDFQVLKLQELPDHIPQGEMPRHLQLYCDRYLCDRIVPGNRVLILGIYSIKKVSKMSGKSAGKEKALVGVRAPYIRVLGISVDGENTNIGTQPPVTSEEEDLFTRLATDSNLYERIAKSIAPSIFGAIDIKKAIACLLFGGSRKLMPDGLCRRGDINVLMLGDPGTAKSQLLKFVERVAPIAVYTSGKGSSAAGLTASVSRDPVTRNFVMEGGAMVLADGGVVCIDEFDKMKEDDRVAIHEAMEQQTISIAKAGITTTLNTRCSVLAAANSVFGRWDDIKGEENIDFMPTILSRFDMIFIVKDEHEHNRDVTLAKHVLNIHCNAGQITEQSVEGEIPVHILRKYINYCRTRCGPRLSAEAGEKLKNRYVMMRAGTREHEKDSEKRLSIPITVRQLEAIIRVSEALAKMQLQPFATEVHVNEALRLFQVSTLEAAMSGSLAGAEGFTSEEDHEVLSRIEKQLKNRFPIGHQVSEQNIVKDFLKQSFPERAIYKVIHTMIRRGELQHRLQRKMLYRLH, from the exons ATGAAATACCGGCCCAAGTCCGTCCGCATGTGTATCGGCTTTAAAAGTATCTCGAAAGTTTCCCGCCGAAAACGCGGATTTCAGCG ACGAACGACCGGATCGTGCGAAATGGAGGGCTTCGACGACCCAGGGGTGTTCTTCTCGGATAATTTCGCGGTGGACGAGGTTCACGAGAATCGCGTAAATCTCCAACACTCGAAGAAGAAATTTAAGGAGTTTATCCGGCAGTTTCACGAGGGTAACTTCAACTACAAATATCG GGATACCCTGAAACGAAACTACAATCTTGGCCAGTATTGGCTGGAGATCAATCTTGAGGACTTAGCGGCTTTCGACGAGTCCCTCGCGGAGAAGATCCAAAAGCTTCCCACGGAGTACCTGACTGTTCTTGAAGAAGCTGCGAAAGATGTCGCGGACGAACTCACGGCACCTCGACCCGAGGGCGAGGAAAAGATGGAAGATATTCAGGTGTTGCTATGTTCGGACGCTCATCCGACCTCCCTGAGAGGAATGAAG CCAGATATTGTTTCCAAGCTTATCAAGATTCCTGGCATAATTGTCTCTGCATCTGGCATCAGATCGAAGGCGACAAAGATTGCAATACAGTGCCGCTCTTGCAAAGTTACTCAGGTCAACATTCCTATCAAGCCTGGTCTGGAAGGATACACACTACCTAGAAAATGTTCTAC GGAGCAGGCTGGTCGGCCGAAGTGTCCTCTGGATCCATTCTTCATAATGCCGGACAAGTGCCACTGCGTGGACTTCCAAGTATTGAAGCTCCAGGAGTTACCAGACCACATACCACAAGGCGAGATGCCCCGGCACTTGCAACTGTATTGCGATCGATATCTGTGCGACAGAATCGTGCCTGGTAACAGAGTTCTAATTCTCGGGATATACTCCATCAAGAAGGTGTCTAAGATGAGTGGCAAGAGTGCGGGTAAGGAGAAGGCATTAGTGGGCGTTCGAGCACCATACATTCGCGTTCTTGGTATCTCTGTGGATGGAGAAAATACCAACATAG GAACCCAGCCACCTGTTACATCTGAGGAGGAGGATCTTTTCACGCGTTTAGCAACGGATTCTAATCTATACGAGAGAATCGCGAAGAGCATAGCACCCAGTATTTTCGGTGCGATAGACATCAAGAAAGCTATTGCGTGTTTACTATTCGGCGGATCGAGGAAACTAATGCCGGACGGCTTGTGCAGAAGAGGTGACATTAATGTCCTAATGCTGGGTGATCCGGGTACCGCGAAATCACAGTTGTTGAAGTTTGTAGAGAGAGTTGCTCCCATAGCAGTTTACACGTCGGGAAAAGGTAGTTCTGCAGCCGGTTTAACGGCATCTGTATCGAGAGATCCAGTAACT AGGAACTTTGTCATGGAAGGTGGTGCAATGGTTCTTGCGGACGGTGGAGTCGTTTGCATAGATGAGTTCGACAAAATGAAGGAGGACGACAGGGTGGCGATACACGAGGCTATGGAACAACAAACGATCTCCATAGCAAAGGCAGGAATCACGACAACGCTGAATACACGATGTTCCGTGTTAGCGGCGGCGAATTCGGTCTTCGGCCGTTGGGACGATATAAAGGGAGAGGAGAACATAGATTTTATGCCGACGATACTGTCACGTTTTGATatgatatttattgttaaagatGAGCATGAACACAACAGGGATGTAACACTAGCTAAACACGTTCTGAACATTCACTGTAATGCTGGTCAAATCACAGAGCAATCGGTCGAAGGTGAAATTCCTGTACACATTCTCAGAAAGTATATCAACTATTGTAGAAC GCGTTGTGGTCCGAGACTTAGTGCAGAGGCAggcgaaaaattaaaaaatcgttacGTAATGATGCGAGCTGGTACACGAGAACATGAGAAAGATTCTGAAAAAAGATTATCGATACCTATAACAGTCCGGCAGCTTGAAGCTATTATACGAGTCTCAGAAGCCTTAGCCAAAATGCAATTACAACCCTTTGCTACTGAAGTCCATGTTAACGAGGCCTTAAGACTCTTCCAAGTATCTACATTAGAAGCCGCAATGTCCGGTTCATTAGCAG